In the Cannabis sativa cultivar Pink pepper isolate KNU-18-1 unplaced genomic scaffold, ASM2916894v1 Contig1, whole genome shotgun sequence genome, one interval contains:
- the LOC133032974 gene encoding uncharacterized protein LOC133032974: MKKKARATSTLVNADPLRVIDRKLLKTFHNWVLGQIGNNYPRECFTGRYHSSWFLELHTQKFWLGNDHLDAAFHLMRRWQHFYPESYPNRCVIMPCIFPAGVIARWEAAGDEQANYQWDESILDLIQGDESQFLASWKNKERIYMALYFDGAKHWVALEVDLDHWLLNIFDSSLGSISPNELKRHLAMWEKLLPNLLLQAGLFESHDMILVPQLTASESQVRNFTSKVMDRAVVPQTKTSGNCGMYVIEHIEHSMLETTFDNVHDENMKKFRERWCVDLFYQNLA, from the exons atgaagaagaaggctAGGGCTACTTCGACACTCGTGAATGCGGACCCCCTTAGAGTGATTGATCGGAAGCTGCTCAAGACTTTTCACAATTGGGTACTCGGCCAGATTGGGAATAATTACCCGAGAGAGTGCTTCACCGGTCGATACCATTCGTCTTGGTTCCTCGAACTGCATACTCAAAAGTTTTGGCTTGGGAACGAT CATTTGGATGCGGCATTCCATTTGATGAGGAGGTGGCAACACTTTTATCCGGAGTCCTACCCGAATAGATGTGTTATAATGCCGTGTATTTTCCCAGCAGGAGTTATTGCTCGGTGGGAAGCTGCGGGTGATGAGCAGGCTAACTATCAGTGGGACGAGAGCATATTAGATTTGATTCAAGGGGATGAAAGTCAATTCTTGGCCAGTTGGAAGAACAAGGAGAGAATATATATGGCCCTCTACTTCGATGGAGCAAAGCATTGGGTGGCACTAGAGGTAGATCTAGATCATTGGTTGTTGAACATATTTGACTCGAGCCTCGGATCGATTTCCCCGAACGAATTGAAGCGTCACCTGGCAATGTGGGAAAAATTACTACCAAATTTGCTGCTGCAGGCTGGCTTATTCGAGAGTCATGACATGATCCTCGTGCCTCAACTTACCGCCTCAGAGAGCCAGGTCAGAAATTTCACTTCAAAAGTCATGGATCGGGCCGTTGTTCCACAGACAAAGACAAG CGGTAACTGCGGGATGTACGTGATAGAGCACATCGAGCATAGTATGCTGGAGACTACGTTTGATAATGTGCACGATGAGAATATGAAGAAATTTAGAGAGCGGTGGTGTGTAGATTTGTTTTACCAGAATTtagcatga
- the LOC133032975 gene encoding uncharacterized protein LOC133032975, with amino-acid sequence MTGGVVDFQEHTCTCGLFQCMNFPCPHACAASQERSISAYTLCSPYYTTEYWRRTYEGTIMPVGDEDDWELPDDIKNMTVGVPVEKQPVGRPKKQKVRRIKNNQTACNGERIIKSRNCSMCGAKGHNRSTCNYRG; translated from the coding sequence ATGACCGGTGGCGTAGTGGACTTCCAGGAACATACTTGCACTTGCGGCTTGTTCCAGTGCATGAACTTTCCTTGTCCTCATGCATGTGCTGCATCTCAGGAGCGAAGTATTAGCGCGTACACACTATGCTCGCCATATTACACGACTGAATATTGGAGGAGGACATATGAAGGAACAATTATGCCagttggtgacgaggatgattgggaatTGCCTGATGACATCAAGAACATGACAGTTGGAGTGCCTGTTGAGAAGCAACCAGTAGGGCGACCCAAGAAGCAAAAGGTTAGAAGAATTAAGAACAACCAAACTGCTTGTAACGGTGAAAGGATTATCAAATCACGAAATTGTAGCATGTGCGGTGCCAAGGGGCACAACAGAAGCACTTGCAACTACCGAggttaa
- the LOC133032927 gene encoding protein CutA, chloroplastic-like yields the protein MASTLCCRARASPIFSTSSTIRRRLPLIGAFCMLSFGFCNFSPSFSSSFSVKTGCAQSLPFAPLLKSKFSTQAPAKTSSSIRMESGSDTVPSIVVYVTVPNKEEGKKLAESIVREKLAACVNIVPGIESVYEWEGKIQSDAEELLIIKSRQSLLEALTKHVEENHPYEVPEVIALPINGGSTPYLKWLKNNTRD from the coding sequence ATGGCTTCTACACTGTGTTGCAGAGCCAGAGCTTCGCCCATTTTCTCCACATCCTCCACTATACGACGTCGTTTGCCTCTAATTGGGGCGTTTTGCATGCTCAGCTTCGGCTTCTGCAATTTCTCTCCTTCATTTTCTTCATCTTTCTCTGTCAAAACGGGTTGTGCTCAGTCTCTGCCCTTTGCCCCTCTCTTGAAATCAAAGTTCAGTACCCAAGCACCAGCTAAGACCTCGAGTTCTATCAGAATGGAGAGTGGTAGCGACACTGTTCCCAGCATCGTCGTCTACGTTACAGTACCCAacaaagaagaaggaaagaagtTGGCAGAAAGCATTGTTAGAGAAAAACTTGCAGCTTGTGTTAACATAGTACCAGGTATTGAATCAGTTTACGAGTGGGAAGGAAAGATCCAGTCTGATGCTGAAGAACTTCTCATAATCAAGAGTAGACAATCCCTTCTGGAAGCTTTGACGAAACATGTTGAGGAAAACCATCCATATGAGGTACCAGAAGTTATTGCCTTGCCAATCAATGGGGGAAGTACGCCTTACCTAAAATGGCTCAAAAACAACACTAGAGATTGA